In one Thermosipho ferrireducens genomic region, the following are encoded:
- a CDS encoding ABC transporter substrate-binding protein, whose translation MKKLLVILMLLGVILSFAQTKVIFWHAMGGRHGKTLEQIVNSFNETHPDIYVEAIYVGNYGALSQKLLAGAQAGELPTISQAYSNWTAKLIQSGVVQSLNEFLNDPKIGLTKEEWEDIFKPLRENGMWGDTVYAIPFNKSLYMLYYNSDLLTLYGVDVPKSINELYYAAKMLTEDIDGDGKVDQYGFGIRTTVDFFQILLSLRGGSILKKVDGRWVSNIDSKETREVLSFVKKMIDDGIMYYQGGYLNNPFGMQKIAMYIGTIAGRPYVASSVKGKFNWSWAPVPVWKTRKVPFAGTDIIMFKSATEEEKKAAWEFMKYLISPEVTAFWSINTGYIPVRKSALETNIWKENVKSDPLAEIPLQQIDNAVFDPQIGVWYEIRTTVGNMFSDFVNGKVDMETAIKTADDQIKRYLEEEYGK comes from the coding sequence ATGAAAAAACTTCTTGTGATTTTGATGCTTTTAGGTGTTATTCTTTCATTTGCTCAGACAAAAGTTATTTTCTGGCATGCTATGGGTGGAAGGCATGGTAAAACTCTTGAACAGATAGTAAATTCATTTAACGAAACACATCCTGATATTTATGTGGAAGCAATTTATGTGGGGAACTATGGTGCTCTCAGCCAGAAGCTTCTTGCAGGCGCACAGGCTGGAGAACTTCCAACAATTTCTCAGGCGTATTCAAACTGGACTGCCAAATTGATTCAAAGTGGTGTCGTTCAATCTCTTAATGAATTTTTGAATGATCCCAAGATAGGTCTTACAAAAGAGGAATGGGAAGATATCTTTAAACCACTTCGAGAAAATGGTATGTGGGGAGACACTGTATATGCTATACCATTTAACAAGAGTCTTTACATGCTTTACTACAACAGTGACCTGTTAACACTTTATGGAGTGGATGTACCAAAGTCTATTAACGAGCTTTATTATGCAGCTAAAATGCTCACAGAAGATATAGACGGGGATGGAAAGGTAGATCAATATGGTTTTGGTATTAGAACAACTGTTGACTTTTTCCAGATTCTTCTATCTTTGAGAGGCGGTTCTATACTGAAAAAAGTTGATGGAAGATGGGTTTCTAATATAGACAGCAAGGAAACAAGAGAAGTACTTTCCTTTGTTAAAAAGATGATAGATGATGGCATAATGTACTATCAGGGAGGATATTTAAACAATCCTTTTGGTATGCAAAAAATAGCAATGTATATTGGAACTATCGCAGGAAGACCATATGTTGCATCTTCTGTAAAAGGTAAATTTAATTGGTCCTGGGCACCAGTACCTGTCTGGAAAACACGAAAAGTTCCATTTGCTGGGACAGATATAATAATGTTCAAGTCAGCTACAGAAGAGGAAAAGAAAGCCGCATGGGAATTCATGAAATACCTTATCTCACCTGAGGTTACAGCTTTCTGGTCCATTAATACAGGTTACATACCTGTCAGAAAGAGTGCCCTTGAAACAAACATATGGAAAGAAAATGTAAAGTCAGATCCCCTTGCCGAAATTCCATTGCAACAAATTGATAATGCAGTATTTGACCCACAAATTGGAGTCTGGTATGAGATTAGAACAACAGTTGGAAATATGTTCTCAGACTTTGTAAACGGAAAAGTTGATATGGAAACAGCAATTAAAACAGCTGATGATCAAATAAAAAGGTATCTTGAAGAGGAATATGGGAAGTAA
- a CDS encoding branched-chain amino acid ABC transporter permease has protein sequence MQLNAILVTQNVFNGIMVGGLYALIAVGYTMVYGILRLINFAHGDIMMMGIYFAFYGVILMRMPTILGIVFAILATALLGFVVDRVAYKPLRNAPRISALITAIGMSFFLESFAVVVFGANYKSFLQVLGKNKAFVFKTFKLGGVIIPQITFVVIGITIVALLILFYIVYRTKIGMAMRAISADIPTTSLMGINVDLVIGFTFALGSAFAAIAGIMWAMRYPNFYPYTGFMPGLKAFIAAVFGGIGSLQGAVLGGFLLGIIEVMLITFFPSLMQYRDAFAFLILIIILLIKPSGLLGKKSIEKV, from the coding sequence ATGCAATTAAATGCTATTCTTGTTACTCAAAATGTGTTTAACGGGATTATGGTTGGCGGATTATACGCACTTATTGCCGTTGGATATACGATGGTGTATGGAATATTGAGATTAATAAATTTTGCTCACGGCGATATTATGATGATGGGAATTTATTTTGCATTTTATGGTGTTATATTGATGAGAATGCCTACTATTTTAGGGATTGTTTTTGCGATATTGGCTACAGCATTGCTGGGTTTTGTAGTTGATAGAGTTGCTTATAAACCGTTGAGAAATGCTCCACGAATTTCAGCACTGATAACGGCTATAGGGATGTCTTTTTTTCTGGAAAGCTTTGCAGTAGTGGTTTTTGGTGCAAATTATAAATCATTTTTGCAGGTTCTTGGCAAGAATAAAGCTTTTGTTTTTAAAACATTCAAATTAGGCGGTGTAATTATTCCTCAAATAACTTTTGTTGTTATAGGAATTACAATTGTTGCCTTGCTAATTTTGTTTTATATAGTTTACAGGACAAAAATTGGTATGGCTATGAGGGCCATATCTGCAGATATACCTACAACTTCTTTGATGGGAATAAATGTTGATCTTGTTATAGGTTTTACTTTTGCCTTGGGTTCAGCATTTGCAGCTATAGCGGGTATAATGTGGGCTATGAGATATCCAAATTTCTATCCATACACAGGGTTTATGCCAGGACTTAAAGCTTTTATTGCCGCTGTGTTTGGCGGTATAGGTTCTTTACAGGGGGCTGTTTTAGGAGGTTTCTTGCTTGGAATAATTGAAGTTATGCTTATTACATTTTTCCCATCGTTAATGCAATATAGAGACGCATTTGCATTTTTGATTCTTATTATAATTTTGCTTATAAAACCTTCTGGACTTTTGGGTAAAAAGTCGATAGAAAAGGTATAA
- a CDS encoding branched-chain amino acid ABC transporter permease, translating into MDRTNRLSNKTVTILTVFSIIGMAILLWVARETLDTYRLRVLDLMAIYAIMAVSLNLINGITGILSLGHAGFILIGAYTSSLLTLTPAQKVSSFIIQPVNPFIQNLHANFFVATIAGGILAAVAAFIIGWPVLRLSGDYLAIASLGFAEVIRIVALNAQSVTNGALGLKGIPAYTNTWWAWGWLLVTVIFMVSLVKSSYGRALLAIREDRIAAESMGINVFKHELMSFVIGAFFAGIAGALYAHWLTTIDPRITTLGPILTFYILIMIVLGGLGSISGSVVGGILFALLMEWLRNLEDPFSIFGFDFPNGIKGMRLLVISAIFISTMIFWNRGIFGRSELTWNGIYSFFKKRGGKK; encoded by the coding sequence ATGGATAGAACAAACAGGCTTTCAAATAAAACTGTTACAATACTGACAGTATTTTCCATTATAGGTATGGCAATATTACTCTGGGTGGCTCGGGAAACTCTTGATACTTATAGACTTAGGGTTTTAGATCTCATGGCAATTTATGCGATTATGGCTGTTAGTTTAAATTTAATAAATGGAATTACAGGAATTTTATCGCTCGGGCACGCAGGATTTATACTTATTGGGGCATATACATCATCTCTTTTAACTCTAACCCCTGCTCAAAAAGTGAGTTCTTTTATAATTCAGCCGGTAAATCCTTTTATTCAGAACCTTCATGCAAACTTTTTTGTTGCAACTATTGCGGGAGGGATTCTGGCTGCGGTTGCTGCTTTTATAATAGGATGGCCTGTTCTTAGATTATCAGGTGATTATCTTGCGATTGCATCGCTTGGATTTGCTGAAGTTATAAGAATTGTAGCTTTGAATGCGCAAAGTGTGACAAATGGTGCGCTTGGATTGAAAGGTATTCCAGCTTATACAAACACATGGTGGGCATGGGGATGGCTCCTGGTAACAGTGATTTTTATGGTGAGTCTTGTTAAAAGCTCGTATGGTCGTGCGCTGCTTGCAATAAGAGAGGATAGAATAGCTGCAGAGTCTATGGGTATAAATGTTTTTAAACATGAATTAATGAGTTTCGTTATAGGTGCTTTTTTTGCAGGAATAGCAGGAGCCTTATATGCTCACTGGCTTACAACCATAGATCCAAGAATTACCACTCTTGGACCAATTCTAACATTTTATATCTTAATAATGATAGTTCTTGGAGGGCTTGGAAGTATTTCAGGTTCCGTTGTTGGAGGAATATTGTTTGCCCTTCTTATGGAATGGCTGAGAAATCTTGAAGATCCATTCTCCATATTCGGTTTTGATTTTCCAAATGGAATAAAGGGAATGCGGTTGCTCGTTATTTCTGCAATATTCATTTCCACAATGATTTTCTGGAACAGGGGAATTTTTGGTAGAAGCGAACTTACATGGAATGGTATTTACAGCTTTTTCAAAAAGCGAGGTGGTAAGAAATGA
- a CDS encoding ABC transporter ATP-binding protein, whose amino-acid sequence MRNENNLMLEIKDLHVYYGAIHAVKGINVKVPKGKIITLVGANGAGKTTTLSCVAGLVKSKRGHVIYKGKDITNLSPHVINMQKIALVPEGRRIFPNLTVYENLMMGAYKRKDKEGIKEDLEWIFSLFPRLKERTNQLGGTLSGGEQQMLAISRALMSRPELIMMDEPSLGLAPVLVEEVFDVIKKINAEGTTVLLVEQNAVGALSISDFGYVLETGNIVLEGTGKELLENEDVKKAYLGI is encoded by the coding sequence ATGCGGAATGAAAATAATCTTATGTTAGAAATAAAGGATCTTCACGTGTATTATGGAGCGATTCATGCGGTAAAAGGGATAAATGTAAAAGTACCTAAAGGGAAAATAATAACCCTTGTAGGAGCAAATGGTGCAGGGAAAACTACAACACTTTCCTGCGTCGCTGGTCTTGTAAAGTCAAAAAGAGGGCACGTGATTTACAAAGGTAAGGATATTACAAATCTTTCCCCACATGTTATAAATATGCAAAAAATAGCTCTGGTGCCAGAAGGGAGGAGAATTTTTCCAAACCTTACTGTTTATGAAAACCTGATGATGGGAGCTTATAAAAGAAAAGATAAAGAAGGAATAAAAGAAGATTTAGAGTGGATTTTTTCGCTTTTTCCAAGGTTAAAGGAGCGGACAAATCAGCTTGGGGGAACATTATCAGGTGGAGAGCAACAGATGCTTGCTATTAGCAGGGCTTTGATGTCACGTCCAGAACTTATTATGATGGATGAGCCATCTCTTGGACTTGCTCCTGTGCTGGTGGAGGAAGTTTTTGATGTTATAAAGAAAATTAATGCTGAAGGTACTACGGTGCTTTTAGTTGAACAAAATGCCGTGGGGGCTCTTTCCATATCCGATTTTGGTTATGTACTTGAAACAGGCAACATTGTTCTTGAAGGAACAGGAAAAGAATTGCTGGAAAATGAAGATGTAAAGAAGGCATATCTTGGAATCTAA
- the ispG gene encoding flavodoxin-dependent (E)-4-hydroxy-3-methylbut-2-enyl-diphosphate synthase, protein MRKEIKIGSIKIGGNNPVVIQSMTNTNTENISATLKQINELTNAGCEIVRVSVPTINAAKSLKSIVRNVRVPIVADIHFDYKIAIESIKNGANKIRINPGNIGGEEKVVEVIKAAKDYGVPIRVGANSGSIPKDLHNLPKVEALCEAALREVRLLEKHGFENIVVSVKSSDVYETIEAYERIFKLIQYPLHVGVTEAGTYDWAVVKSSIVLGYLLMKGIGDTIRVSVAGDPIEEVIIAKRILISLGLKEGIQVIACPTCSRSEFDVEFVAKEIEKGINMERNLKIAVLGCVVNGIGEGKDADIGVAGIKDGAVIFYHGKIFKQVKIENIIGEIKKLLLNLEDES, encoded by the coding sequence ATGAGAAAAGAGATAAAAATAGGTAGCATTAAAATAGGAGGAAATAATCCTGTAGTTATTCAATCTATGACAAATACTAATACAGAGAATATATCTGCGACATTAAAACAGATAAATGAATTAACAAATGCTGGCTGTGAAATTGTAAGGGTTTCTGTACCAACTATTAATGCGGCCAAATCATTGAAAAGTATAGTAAGAAATGTAAGAGTTCCAATAGTTGCAGATATTCATTTTGATTACAAAATAGCAATAGAAAGTATAAAAAATGGAGCGAATAAAATTCGAATAAACCCTGGAAATATAGGTGGTGAAGAAAAGGTAGTTGAAGTAATAAAAGCTGCTAAAGATTACGGAGTTCCTATCCGTGTTGGAGCAAATTCAGGTTCTATACCAAAAGATCTTCACAACCTTCCAAAAGTTGAGGCGTTGTGTGAGGCAGCTTTGAGAGAAGTAAGGCTTCTTGAAAAGCACGGTTTTGAGAATATTGTTGTATCTGTTAAAAGTTCTGATGTATATGAAACTATTGAGGCGTATGAACGCATATTCAAACTTATTCAGTATCCATTACATGTTGGGGTTACAGAAGCTGGAACTTATGATTGGGCCGTTGTAAAGTCGTCCATTGTTTTGGGGTATTTATTGATGAAGGGGATAGGTGACACTATAAGAGTTTCTGTTGCCGGAGATCCTATCGAAGAGGTTATTATAGCAAAAAGAATTTTGATTTCGCTTGGTTTAAAGGAAGGAATACAGGTTATAGCTTGCCCTACCTGCTCTCGGAGTGAATTTGATGTGGAATTTGTTGCTAAAGAAATTGAGAAAGGGATAAATATGGAGAGGAATTTGAAGATAGCTGTACTTGGTTGTGTTGTTAATGGAATAGGTGAGGGGAAAGACGCTGATATAGGTGTTGCTGGAATAAAAGATGGCGCTGTGATATTTTATCATGGGAAAATATTCAAGCAAGTAAAAATCGAGAATATTATAGGAGAAATAAAGAAACTATTACTAAATCTGGAGGATGAGAGTTGA
- a CDS encoding ABC transporter substrate-binding protein, which produces MKKVVVALLVLIISLLTFGVIKIGVVLPMTGGISAFGELVWEGVQLAHEEMPKVLGEDVTLVLVDNRSEKIEAANAVSRAIDKEGVVAIIGQVASSHSLAGGQIAETKGVPMLSPSSTNPLVTQGKKFVSRVCFIDPFQGGALAVFASDLLGVKKVAVFVDIEQDYSVGLTNFFIDRFKKSGGQVKKIYYKTGDQEFSAQITQALAFGADAILVTGYYPEIALVAQQAKMLGFTGYFLAGDGADAPELVQIGGEAVEGLFFTTHFHPDANVTERSKRFVNEFVRKYKKKPSALAALGYDAYMILMEAISRVGKADPKLIAEAVRSIKNFEGATGIITIDENGNALKSVIVDVVKNGEFAFQTVIQPDQILGK; this is translated from the coding sequence ATGAAAAAGGTTGTTGTGGCGCTGCTCGTGTTAATTATTTCTTTACTGACTTTTGGGGTTATTAAGATAGGTGTTGTGCTTCCTATGACTGGTGGTATATCAGCGTTTGGGGAACTTGTATGGGAAGGTGTTCAATTAGCTCACGAAGAAATGCCCAAGGTGCTCGGAGAGGATGTAACACTTGTTCTGGTTGATAACAGAAGTGAAAAAATAGAAGCTGCCAATGCAGTTTCAAGGGCTATTGATAAAGAAGGGGTTGTAGCAATAATTGGACAGGTTGCAAGTTCCCATTCTCTTGCTGGTGGACAAATAGCGGAAACGAAAGGTGTACCAATGCTTTCGCCATCTTCTACCAATCCACTTGTTACCCAGGGCAAAAAATTTGTTTCAAGGGTCTGTTTTATAGATCCATTCCAGGGAGGAGCCCTCGCTGTTTTTGCTTCTGATCTTCTTGGAGTAAAAAAGGTGGCAGTTTTTGTTGATATTGAACAGGATTATAGTGTAGGCCTTACGAACTTCTTTATAGACAGATTTAAAAAATCTGGTGGACAGGTTAAGAAAATATATTACAAAACTGGAGATCAGGAATTTAGTGCGCAAATCACGCAAGCGCTGGCTTTTGGCGCAGATGCAATTCTCGTGACAGGATATTATCCAGAAATTGCCCTTGTAGCACAACAGGCAAAAATGCTTGGATTTACAGGATATTTCCTTGCAGGCGATGGTGCTGATGCGCCAGAACTTGTGCAAATTGGCGGAGAAGCCGTTGAAGGATTGTTCTTTACCACACATTTCCATCCAGATGCAAACGTTACTGAAAGATCCAAACGGTTTGTAAATGAGTTTGTAAGAAAATATAAAAAGAAACCATCTGCACTTGCTGCACTTGGATACGATGCTTACATGATCTTAATGGAGGCTATAAGCAGGGTAGGAAAAGCTGATCCAAAGCTTATCGCTGAGGCTGTAAGAAGCATAAAGAATTTTGAAGGTGCTACTGGTATTATTACAATCGATGAGAATGGTAATGCGTTAAAATCTGTTATTGTTGATGTTGTAAAAAATGGTGAATTTGCATTCCAGACTGTTATTCAACCTGATCAAATTCTTGGAAAATAA
- a CDS encoding site-2 protease family protein produces MLGILNFVAFIIVFMVVVIVHELGHFIFAKLFSVKVLEFAIGFGSAIWKKKIKGTLLRINIVPFGGYVRLKGEDITEEGEDSLYSKPAWQRLLIAFAGPLFSILTAYVLFIPIVINWGVPAVTIDKIVEDSPAERAGLKRGDVILEINGKKVFDTVEVSNVISKGETVVFTILRNDEKLKLTITPQLTPPEYFIVVDDVRGKVEKEIVKVNNFDIDKYNFEIGEYITMKDISGNKLSGVVKAFQYTPERYTVGFYYAGLSPEIAKDVEPFQKGDILVKVDNILVKDYLSLINLVSALNLKDNQFEIHMWGKKIKNVVKPLSDTLEITILRNGREINLSMKKEVFAQKISTPGFFKTENYVLKPKNIVESVILAVQRCNSAALYIWKTLPGIFFGKNTKEVAGPIGIAVLVGEAAKAGWEVILTVVALITLNLGIFNLFPLPALDGGRIIFSLIEIITRKKVNRKLEALIHTIGFFVLIGIAFYFIVLDVSRFF; encoded by the coding sequence GTGTTAGGTATTCTTAATTTTGTAGCTTTTATAATAGTTTTCATGGTAGTTGTAATAGTGCATGAGTTGGGACACTTTATTTTTGCAAAGCTTTTTTCTGTAAAAGTTCTTGAATTTGCGATAGGGTTTGGAAGTGCTATCTGGAAGAAAAAAATAAAAGGAACGCTTTTAAGAATAAATATAGTACCTTTTGGAGGTTATGTGAGGCTTAAGGGAGAAGATATTACAGAAGAGGGAGAAGATTCTCTGTATAGTAAACCCGCATGGCAAAGGTTGTTGATAGCATTTGCGGGGCCGCTTTTTTCCATATTAACTGCGTATGTTTTATTTATACCAATAGTAATAAATTGGGGAGTTCCTGCGGTAACTATAGATAAAATTGTTGAAGATTCCCCGGCAGAAAGAGCGGGACTTAAGAGAGGCGATGTCATTCTTGAGATTAATGGAAAAAAAGTATTTGATACAGTTGAAGTGAGTAATGTTATTTCTAAAGGGGAGACTGTAGTATTTACGATCTTGAGAAACGATGAAAAATTGAAACTAACAATTACACCGCAATTAACTCCTCCAGAATACTTCATAGTTGTCGATGATGTTAGAGGAAAAGTAGAGAAAGAAATTGTAAAAGTTAATAACTTTGATATTGATAAATACAATTTTGAAATAGGCGAATATATTACTATGAAAGATATTTCTGGCAATAAGTTATCTGGTGTGGTGAAGGCTTTCCAGTATACTCCTGAAAGATATACAGTCGGCTTTTATTATGCCGGGTTGTCACCGGAAATAGCAAAAGACGTGGAACCTTTTCAAAAAGGAGATATTCTTGTAAAAGTTGATAATATTTTAGTGAAAGATTATCTGTCACTTATAAATCTGGTAAGTGCTCTTAACCTGAAAGATAACCAGTTTGAAATACATATGTGGGGAAAAAAAATAAAAAATGTGGTTAAACCTCTTTCCGACACACTGGAAATAACCATTTTACGAAATGGTAGAGAGATTAATCTTAGTATGAAAAAAGAAGTGTTTGCTCAAAAAATTTCTACACCAGGCTTTTTCAAGACAGAGAATTATGTTTTAAAACCTAAAAATATAGTAGAATCTGTAATTCTTGCTGTTCAAAGATGTAATTCTGCAGCTTTATATATATGGAAAACATTACCCGGGATATTTTTCGGGAAAAACACTAAAGAAGTTGCCGGACCTATTGGGATAGCAGTACTTGTTGGTGAAGCTGCAAAAGCTGGCTGGGAGGTTATTTTAACAGTTGTAGCTCTTATAACTTTAAATCTGGGAATTTTCAATCTCTTTCCACTCCCTGCGCTTGACGGTGGCAGAATAATTTTTTCCTTGATAGAAATAATAACCAGGAAAAAAGTAAACAGAAAACTTGAGGCACTTATCCATACAATTGGATTTTTTGTGCTCATAGGGATAGCGTTTTATTTTATAGTACTTGATGTTTCAAGATTCTTTTAA
- a CDS encoding flagellar assembly protein T N-terminal domain-containing protein, producing the protein MKKVLFIISIFILIMLLFSCDVFFQSSSDSKKATQITIPPGYLGAIGEGVSENEGKAENIAQKVALQRLSEQIYVELQAESTLKEELTQVISNEKLKETAITNYENIVKTKVNIELLNVDFNLIEKRFEKNNYYVKVLALLDKDIALNIFNTYLAIKTGEALLRTKMIYSAYNIINRYEKLLSDNKNILPPKMFSELTYIVAKIKNEWNIIQQELKNLDKLNIVDEKSSLKALEILDRIHETSIDIPDEIIKKYREKARKYVKNYSLNISGPSKVSLGQRIVLEASLNPRISGNFNFVVKANGAKFPELVTFTNGKSIISGLVNDTNVKVTISLGGVIQATWAPGTREGPGISAEVSKDIIRISSQGVATIENEDLASARENAIKSAIVQAIKKGAGIVFSGNENMLLNIPVDETIINALMGVINYEIVSEKRKETLYYIILNVNFNKSLFSSAINKVIENQPPGYALLMVTGDNYEYISSSMENILIENNIKLVSKEYSRKILEQQKSENYDPETLAKLALLTAAKYIINVKVHYGETYVESYQLWSMRLFTNVQIIDTRTGEIIKSENFEEVNSGATKESAISKIINSQKYIDFIKSIAQLLKTSPSSEKASFIKEYTLIFYVERPVYILVLKDYLSRHFDKVQLMLKETEKGTFKIETSISLNEIVSIIKSFPNLKITLKAHKEQQLIFEVTK; encoded by the coding sequence ATGAAAAAAGTTCTTTTTATAATTTCAATCTTTATACTAATAATGTTGCTTTTTTCATGTGACGTGTTTTTCCAATCATCATCAGATTCTAAAAAAGCAACGCAAATTACTATACCTCCTGGATATTTAGGAGCAATTGGTGAAGGAGTTTCTGAAAATGAAGGCAAAGCAGAAAATATTGCGCAAAAAGTTGCTCTTCAAAGGCTGTCTGAGCAAATATATGTCGAACTTCAGGCTGAATCCACACTAAAAGAAGAGTTAACTCAGGTGATTAGTAATGAAAAGTTAAAAGAAACTGCTATAACTAATTATGAAAATATTGTAAAAACAAAAGTAAATATCGAACTTCTAAACGTAGATTTTAACCTTATAGAAAAGCGCTTTGAAAAAAATAATTACTATGTAAAAGTTCTTGCCCTGTTAGACAAAGATATCGCGCTCAATATTTTTAACACATATCTTGCCATAAAAACTGGCGAAGCACTGCTTAGAACAAAAATGATTTATTCAGCTTATAACATAATAAATCGCTATGAGAAACTTTTAAGCGATAATAAAAATATTCTTCCACCAAAAATGTTCTCTGAACTTACATACATAGTTGCAAAAATTAAAAATGAATGGAACATCATACAACAGGAACTTAAAAATTTAGATAAGCTGAATATTGTAGATGAGAAAAGTAGTTTAAAAGCCCTTGAAATACTTGATCGTATTCATGAAACGTCTATTGATATACCAGACGAGATTATTAAAAAATACAGGGAAAAGGCAAGAAAATATGTAAAAAATTATAGCCTTAACATTTCCGGCCCTTCAAAAGTAAGTTTAGGCCAGAGAATTGTTCTGGAAGCTTCGTTAAATCCTCGTATATCAGGAAACTTCAATTTTGTTGTAAAAGCAAATGGGGCAAAATTCCCGGAGTTAGTAACCTTCACAAATGGAAAGAGTATAATCAGTGGCCTTGTAAATGATACAAACGTAAAAGTTACTATTAGTCTTGGTGGAGTTATACAGGCCACATGGGCACCAGGAACACGTGAAGGACCTGGAATTTCTGCTGAAGTTTCAAAAGACATTATAAGAATTTCTTCTCAGGGTGTAGCTACCATTGAAAATGAAGACCTGGCCTCTGCGAGGGAAAACGCTATAAAATCTGCAATAGTTCAGGCTATTAAAAAAGGAGCGGGAATAGTTTTTTCTGGAAATGAAAATATGTTGTTAAATATTCCGGTAGATGAAACAATAATAAACGCATTAATGGGAGTAATAAATTATGAAATAGTCAGTGAAAAGAGAAAAGAAACACTTTACTACATAATATTAAATGTGAATTTCAATAAATCTCTTTTTTCCTCGGCAATTAATAAAGTAATCGAGAATCAACCCCCAGGATATGCTTTGCTAATGGTAACAGGTGACAACTATGAATATATAAGTTCTTCTATGGAGAACATTCTTATTGAGAATAACATAAAACTTGTTTCGAAAGAATATTCCAGAAAGATATTAGAACAACAAAAGTCTGAAAACTATGATCCAGAAACTCTGGCAAAATTAGCACTTCTTACAGCTGCAAAATATATTATAAACGTGAAAGTTCATTACGGTGAAACTTACGTGGAAAGTTATCAATTGTGGTCCATGCGTTTGTTTACAAACGTTCAGATAATCGACACACGAACTGGAGAAATAATAAAAAGTGAAAATTTCGAAGAAGTTAATTCTGGTGCGACCAAAGAATCTGCTATTTCAAAGATAATAAATAGCCAAAAATACATAGATTTTATCAAATCAATAGCTCAACTCCTTAAAACTTCTCCCTCTTCTGAAAAAGCATCTTTTATAAAGGAATATACCCTGATATTTTACGTAGAACGCCCTGTGTATATACTGGTGCTAAAAGATTATCTTTCCAGACATTTTGATAAAGTCCAGCTTATGTTAAAAGAAACTGAAAAAGGGACATTCAAAATTGAAACATCCATCAGTTTAAATGAAATAGTATCTATTATAAAAAGTTTCCCTAATTTAAAAATAACATTAAAAGCTCATAAGGAACAACAATTAATATTCGAGGTAACAAAATAA
- a CDS encoding ABC transporter ATP-binding protein, translating into MTTVSEKKLPILNIDHVTMAFGGLIAVNDFDNRLFPGELVGLIGPNGAGKTTVFNVITGIYYPTKGRIIFDGIDITLLKPYQITHIGIARTFQNIRLFSDLSVLDNVLIAQHHTLDNYDVDKVLKKHNKKPRIKGRLWFWRSVTKVGYFKKENEMRERAYSLLEKVGLIDLAEEKASALPYGQQRRLEIARALATEPKLLLLDEPAAGMNPKESEELMEFIRYIRDKFNLTILLIEHDMKVVMGICERIIVMDYGKIIAEGNPMEIRHNKKVIEAYLGKEWEYAE; encoded by the coding sequence ATGACAACAGTGTCTGAAAAAAAATTACCTATTTTAAATATTGATCATGTCACTATGGCATTTGGTGGACTCATAGCGGTTAACGATTTTGACAATAGATTATTTCCCGGGGAGCTTGTAGGATTAATAGGACCAAACGGTGCGGGGAAAACTACAGTTTTTAATGTTATTACAGGTATATATTATCCGACAAAAGGACGTATAATTTTTGATGGAATTGATATTACCCTTCTAAAACCTTATCAAATCACGCATATTGGCATTGCAAGAACATTTCAAAATATTCGGTTATTTTCTGACCTCAGTGTTCTGGACAATGTTTTAATAGCTCAACATCATACTCTTGACAATTATGATGTAGACAAAGTATTAAAAAAACATAACAAAAAGCCAAGAATAAAAGGGAGACTCTGGTTCTGGCGTTCAGTAACAAAAGTAGGTTATTTTAAGAAAGAGAATGAAATGAGAGAAAGGGCGTATTCCTTGCTGGAAAAGGTGGGATTAATTGACCTCGCTGAAGAGAAAGCGAGCGCTCTTCCATATGGACAGCAAAGAAGGCTTGAAATAGCTCGTGCCCTTGCTACTGAACCAAAATTATTGCTTCTTGATGAGCCAGCTGCGGGGATGAATCCAAAAGAATCTGAAGAACTTATGGAATTTATAAGGTATATCAGGGATAAGTTTAATTTAACAATTTTACTAATAGAGCACGATATGAAAGTGGTTATGGGGATTTGTGAGAGAATAATAGTTATGGATTATGGAAAGATAATAGCAGAGGGTAATCCTATGGAGATTAGACACAATAAAAAAGTCATAGAAGCCTACCTTGGTAAGGAGTGGGAATATGCGGAATGA